A DNA window from Fodinibius sp. Rm-B-1B1-1 contains the following coding sequences:
- the rpmB gene encoding 50S ribosomal protein L28, which produces MARKDDITGKGAQNGYRSSKSNNKTKHKFQQNLQKKKFYVPEEDKWVTLKVSAKTLRTINKKGIHAVLKEARKKGTLIKDV; this is translated from the coding sequence ATGGCACGTAAAGATGACATCACGGGCAAAGGAGCACAAAATGGATATCGCTCCTCAAAGTCCAACAACAAGACGAAGCATAAGTTTCAACAAAATCTGCAGAAAAAGAAATTCTATGTCCCAGAAGAAGACAAATGGGTGACCTTAAAAGTTTCTGCAAAAACGCTTCGCACAATTAATAAGAAGGGTATCCATGCCGTGCTGAAAGAAGCAAGAAAAAAAGGAACTCTCATTAAAGACGTATAA